One segment of Synechocystis sp. PCC 7509 DNA contains the following:
- a CDS encoding DUF3102 domain-containing protein, with product MSFSKTSNELSEYNYTMLEPEIRIVVQRRTSEIKSLMRRTASDTIEIGQKLIEVKEELEHGEFGKWLKAEFSWGLTTAWKLMKVAETFKSSHCEDLDITPSALYILTGTFIPGEARNEALERARAGETITFTKADALISKYKQSREVNTLVEPVNESISAEIVDEHPKVTASESLTQTFENAPVSCNQDKLESPEQRNTLNQARSEFQYSPSIEEEAKQRQQQHIAVGEIYNNLVTNINYLAQENIFELIDIASLKALMHDITVLIQRKESSLSRQPNSNYNN from the coding sequence ATGAGTTTCAGCAAAACATCTAATGAATTATCAGAGTATAACTATACGATGTTAGAGCCAGAGATCAGAATTGTTGTTCAACGACGCACTAGCGAGATTAAAAGTCTGATGCGGCGTACTGCTTCTGACACGATTGAAATTGGACAGAAATTGATTGAGGTGAAAGAAGAGCTAGAGCATGGTGAGTTTGGTAAGTGGTTAAAGGCCGAATTTAGCTGGGGCTTGACTACTGCTTGGAAGTTAATGAAGGTAGCAGAGACTTTCAAATCTTCACATTGTGAAGATTTGGATATCACTCCTTCGGCTTTGTATATACTAACTGGAACTTTTATACCTGGGGAAGCTAGGAATGAAGCTTTAGAACGTGCGCGTGCTGGAGAAACTATTACTTTTACCAAGGCAGATGCGCTGATTAGTAAGTATAAGCAATCAAGGGAAGTAAACACGCTAGTTGAGCCGGTAAATGAGAGTATTTCTGCTGAAATTGTTGATGAACACCCAAAAGTAACTGCTAGTGAATCATTGACCCAAACATTTGAGAACGCTCCCGTTAGTTGTAACCAAGACAAGTTAGAATCACCAGAGCAAAGAAATACTCTAAACCAAGCTAGAAGTGAGTTCCAGTATTCCCCTAGTATTGAAGAAGAAGCAAAACAAAGACAACAGCAACACATTGCAGTAGGTGAGATTTACAATAACTTAGTTACTAATATCAATTATCTTGCTCAAGAAAATATATTCGAGCTAATAGATATTGCTAGTTTAAAAGCTTTAATGCACGACATAACTGTTTTAATTCAACGCAAAGAATCTTCATTGAGCAGACAACCTAACTCCAATTACAACAATTAA
- a CDS encoding sigma-70 family RNA polymerase sigma factor produces the protein MANYSAISVQNEQNLIEICQKMLLAPKKEALTHSEKRLGDRAFAELLERYNRWIWKQINSIPRLDSDDAYSAALEGFQKAITTFDLTTGNALASWAYHCVRGALGTVLRNQLGQAARVEKLAATTSLVYEDELKDPYEEEQLHQSVEKLHGATNQLSKTAQQIVSKRNEGMKFAAIGAELGKSSDAVRMAYNRAIAALNQMLAKQPEVVVPSEVIVTQENQSAVQIPAANWMKRLWSRSRVNVRFLKGGHILSRTIGEISMTRQLLGSTRAPLHKPRTKARTKFIDSPALKYISWLTVALLVLYRMLMGEWLVLLVCGVGGTIAALLWQHWRAISKHHRQQLLFGLCAVLSWCFFTLHTPAYALFFDTLETGLTQMFARFGVADTTSFPLWIGALFRILGIVFIGILALRFGRSRDEDDEGTRQITGKVVQVIGALVIFDAMLELFTG, from the coding sequence ATGGCTAATTACAGTGCTATTTCAGTTCAAAACGAACAAAATTTAATTGAAATCTGTCAAAAAATGCTTCTTGCTCCAAAGAAGGAAGCATTAACGCACAGTGAAAAGCGCTTAGGAGATCGCGCCTTTGCCGAACTTCTTGAGCGATATAACAGATGGATTTGGAAGCAAATCAACTCTATTCCCAGATTAGACTCAGATGATGCTTACTCAGCAGCGCTTGAGGGCTTCCAAAAGGCGATCACGACGTTTGACTTGACCACTGGGAATGCGTTGGCATCATGGGCTTATCATTGTGTGCGAGGCGCATTGGGGACAGTGTTACGCAATCAGCTTGGTCAAGCAGCTAGAGTCGAAAAACTTGCAGCCACTACTTCGCTTGTCTACGAAGATGAGCTTAAAGATCCTTATGAAGAAGAGCAATTGCACCAATCGGTAGAAAAACTGCACGGGGCAACTAATCAACTGAGCAAAACTGCTCAACAAATAGTGAGCAAGCGAAATGAGGGGATGAAGTTTGCAGCAATTGGTGCAGAACTAGGTAAGTCCTCTGATGCTGTACGAATGGCTTACAACCGAGCAATTGCTGCTCTTAATCAGATGTTAGCGAAACAGCCTGAAGTTGTTGTACCTAGCGAGGTAATAGTAACTCAAGAAAATCAATCGGCAGTTCAAATACCAGCAGCCAATTGGATGAAGCGATTATGGTCGCGTTCACGGGTGAATGTTCGCTTTTTGAAGGGAGGGCATATTTTAAGTAGGACTATTGGAGAGATATCTATGACCAGACAGCTACTAGGCTCAACCCGCGCTCCGCTTCATAAACCTAGAACCAAGGCGAGAACCAAGTTTATAGACTCACCTGCTCTAAAATATATTTCGTGGCTGACTGTTGCCTTGTTAGTTCTGTACCGGATGTTGATGGGCGAGTGGCTGGTGTTACTCGTGTGTGGTGTGGGTGGCACGATAGCCGCACTACTTTGGCAGCACTGGAGGGCAATATCGAAACACCATCGACAACAATTGCTTTTTGGCTTGTGTGCTGTACTCTCGTGGTGTTTTTTCACCCTGCACACACCAGCGTATGCATTATTTTTCGACACCTTGGAGACAGGTCTAACACAAATGTTCGCCAGATTCGGTGTTGCTGACACCACTAGCTTTCCGTTATGGATTGGTGCGTTATTCCGTATCCTAGGGATTGTCTTTATAGGTATCCTCGCTTTACGATTTGGCAGATCGCGTGATGAAGACGATGAAGGAACTCGCCAAATTACTGGCAAGGTAGTCCAGGTAATAGGTGCGCTAGTAATATTTGATGCCATGCTTGAGCTTTTTACTGGTTGA